From Flavobacterium alkalisoli, the proteins below share one genomic window:
- a CDS encoding S8 family serine peptidase: MKKNTLSAFLLLAFGFVGLTVNAQTTPETKAKITARHDKAEIARVRAELKEYNEKNHKRTLELAEANGWPHVIEYKKGHYGYLSGVTDLDEPIYKASHNNFGPSSSAITARVNHLRSGGSLGLDLEGQGMVVGMWEIRGPLTSHEQLIGRISIGDNVAFSSSTQNALNDSGHATHVAGTLIGSGNGDITAMGMAPQATLVAYDYIEDDEEALDAAEDGLLISNHSYGAVLETAPPFLPGAYSAESWKWDLVMHAVPTYQAVISAGNDRVAEENDLLMGNKTSKNAIVVAAVEGVANYNSPSDVDMSDFSSYGPTDDWRIKPDISMKGVAVHSAYPIGTQGFNIGSYYKDMPGTSMASPGVAGTLLLWQQHYMNLHDEESMLAATLKALMINSADEAGSFPGPDQKFGWGLINSKRAIETINNNGETSLIEELVLNPGETIEREIVVDGNQDLRVTVVWTDPAGDPTTTANDPAIKLINDLDVRVKRSGDMFPYLPWGLGEFLGFGAVKADNARDNVEDVLVPQNEITPGVYTITVTHKNTLEGNLPQRFSLVVNAVTDELNVGSSQYNNVSVSPNPANDVINIQLGSGIQGAEGNVVMYDLQGRIVRQFNSLVDKVDVSSLNSGMYILNIEYDGYTESKKIMVK, from the coding sequence ATGAAAAAAAATACTTTATCAGCTTTTTTGCTGTTGGCCTTTGGTTTTGTGGGCTTGACGGTAAATGCTCAAACGACTCCGGAAACTAAGGCTAAAATTACAGCGCGGCATGATAAGGCTGAAATTGCCAGAGTTCGTGCAGAGCTTAAAGAGTATAACGAGAAGAATCATAAAAGAACCCTTGAGCTTGCAGAAGCTAACGGATGGCCTCATGTGATAGAATATAAGAAGGGACATTATGGCTATCTTAGTGGTGTTACTGATCTTGATGAGCCTATCTACAAAGCGAGTCATAATAATTTTGGTCCTTCCAGTTCAGCTATTACAGCTCGTGTTAATCATTTAAGATCGGGTGGTAGCCTTGGTCTTGATCTTGAGGGTCAGGGTATGGTTGTAGGTATGTGGGAAATTAGAGGTCCCTTAACTTCACATGAACAATTGATAGGAAGAATTTCTATAGGCGATAATGTTGCTTTTAGCAGTTCTACTCAGAATGCGTTAAATGACTCAGGACACGCGACTCACGTTGCAGGTACTCTTATAGGTTCCGGTAATGGAGATATTACTGCTATGGGTATGGCGCCTCAGGCAACTTTAGTGGCGTATGATTATATAGAGGATGATGAAGAGGCTCTTGATGCTGCGGAAGATGGTCTTCTAATTTCCAATCACTCTTATGGTGCAGTTTTGGAGACTGCTCCTCCATTTTTGCCGGGTGCCTACTCGGCTGAAAGTTGGAAGTGGGATTTGGTAATGCATGCGGTTCCTACTTATCAGGCGGTTATTTCTGCCGGTAATGACAGAGTGGCCGAAGAGAACGATTTGCTTATGGGGAACAAAACTTCAAAAAATGCTATTGTAGTTGCTGCTGTAGAAGGTGTTGCAAATTATAATAGCCCAAGTGATGTTGATATGTCTGATTTCAGTAGCTATGGTCCTACTGATGACTGGAGAATAAAGCCGGATATCTCTATGAAAGGTGTTGCGGTACATTCTGCTTATCCTATTGGAACACAAGGTTTTAATATCGGAAGTTATTATAAGGATATGCCTGGAACATCTATGGCATCTCCCGGTGTTGCGGGTACATTGCTTTTATGGCAGCAACATTACATGAATCTACATGATGAAGAATCTATGCTTGCGGCTACTTTAAAGGCGCTTATGATAAATAGTGCTGATGAAGCAGGGAGTTTTCCCGGGCCTGACCAGAAGTTTGGATGGGGGCTTATCAATTCGAAAAGGGCTATAGAAACCATAAATAATAATGGTGAAACTTCTCTTATTGAAGAACTTGTTCTAAATCCCGGAGAAACAATTGAAAGAGAGATTGTCGTTGATGGGAATCAGGATTTAAGGGTTACCGTGGTTTGGACAGATCCTGCTGGTGATCCAACAACGACTGCTAACGATCCGGCTATTAAACTTATTAACGACCTTGATGTTAGAGTAAAGCGTAGTGGAGATATGTTTCCATACTTACCATGGGGTTTAGGCGAGTTCTTAGGTTTTGGGGCTGTAAAAGCTGATAATGCAAGAGATAATGTTGAGGACGTACTAGTGCCTCAAAACGAAATTACTCCTGGTGTATATACTATAACTGTTACTCATAAGAATACTTTAGAGGGAAATTTGCCTCAGCGTTTTTCGCTTGTTGTTAATGCAGTAACAGATGAGCTTAATGTGGGAAGTTCTCAATATAATAATGTTTCAGTTTCTCCAAATCCGGCAAATGATGTTATTAATATTCAGTTAGGCTCTGGTATTCAGGGTGCTGAAGGTAATGTTGTGATGTATGACTTACAGGGAAGAATTGTTAGGCAATTCAATAGCCTGGTTGACAAGGTTGATGTTTCGTCATTAAACTCAGGTATGTATATTTTAAATATTGAATATGACGGATATACAGAGTCTAAAAAAATAATGGTAAAATAA
- a CDS encoding S8 family serine peptidase, translating to MKKNTVSAFLLLSLGLVGLTASAQTTPEAKAKITSRYNQAEISKVRAELKDYNEKNHKRTLELAEANGWPLMLEYKKGQYSYLSGVTDLDEPIYKASDNNFGPSSSTITARVNHLRSGGSLGLDLEGQGMVVGMWEIGGPLTSHEQLVGRITSGDNGTAFNGSTQDALNSSGHATHVAGTLIGSGNGDVTAKGMAPQATLVAYNSNQDNIEALDAATEDGLLVSNHSYGIPLANAASWMPGAYSSESRQWDQVLYAAPYYQAVISAGNDREAEENDILIGNKTSKNPIIVAAVDGVANYNSPNDVDMSDFSSYGPTDDRRVKPDISMKGVAVHSAYPAGAAGSSTFGSGYAELQGTSMASPGVAGALLLWQQHYMDLHEGTPMRAATLKALMINSADEAGSFPGPDQKFGWGLINSKKAIETMNGAGETSIVEELVLNPGETYTRQIIVQGDQDLRVTVVWTDPAGTSTTTANDPTIKLVNDLDVRVKASGDIFPYLPWGFGDFLGFGAVKADNIRDNVEDVLVEQTEITPGTYTITVTHKNTLQGNQPQQFSLVVNAVTDELNVRDSQYNNVSIYPNPATDVINIQLGSGVQGTEGSVVMYDLQGRIVRQFNTLVDKVDVSSLNSGMYILNIEYDGYTESKKIMVK from the coding sequence ATGAAAAAAAATACTGTATCAGCTTTTTTGTTGTTGTCTTTGGGGCTTGTTGGCTTAACAGCTAGTGCTCAAACAACTCCGGAAGCTAAGGCTAAAATTACATCTCGTTATAATCAGGCTGAGATTAGCAAAGTTCGTGCAGAGCTTAAAGATTATAATGAAAAAAACCATAAAAGAACCCTTGAGCTTGCAGAAGCAAACGGATGGCCTCTTATGTTAGAGTATAAAAAAGGTCAGTATAGCTATCTTAGTGGTGTTACAGATCTTGATGAGCCTATCTATAAAGCAAGCGATAATAATTTTGGTCCTTCCAGTTCAACTATTACGGCTCGTGTTAATCATTTAAGATCGGGTGGTAGCCTTGGTCTTGATCTTGAGGGTCAGGGTATGGTTGTAGGTATGTGGGAAATAGGGGGTCCCCTAACTTCACACGAACAGCTGGTTGGAAGAATTACTTCTGGAGATAATGGTACTGCTTTTAATGGTTCTACTCAGGATGCATTAAATAGTTCAGGGCACGCAACTCACGTTGCCGGTACTCTTATAGGTTCAGGTAATGGTGATGTAACAGCTAAGGGTATGGCGCCTCAGGCAACTCTTGTAGCATACAATTCAAATCAGGATAATATAGAAGCTCTTGATGCTGCAACTGAAGATGGACTTTTGGTTTCAAATCACTCTTATGGTATTCCTTTGGCAAACGCAGCTTCATGGATGCCTGGTGCGTACTCCTCTGAGAGTCGTCAGTGGGATCAGGTTCTGTATGCAGCTCCTTATTATCAGGCGGTTATTTCTGCAGGTAATGACAGAGAAGCTGAAGAGAATGATATACTTATAGGTAACAAAACATCAAAAAATCCAATTATAGTTGCTGCTGTTGATGGTGTTGCAAATTATAATAGCCCAAATGATGTTGACATGTCTGATTTCAGTAGCTATGGTCCTACAGATGACAGAAGGGTAAAACCGGATATCTCTATGAAAGGTGTGGCAGTACATTCTGCTTATCCTGCCGGAGCTGCGGGAAGTTCTACTTTTGGTAGTGGTTATGCTGAACTTCAGGGTACATCTATGGCATCTCCGGGTGTTGCCGGTGCATTGCTTTTATGGCAACAGCATTATATGGATCTTCATGAAGGAACACCTATGCGTGCAGCTACATTAAAGGCACTTATGATAAACAGTGCTGATGAGGCGGGAAGTTTCCCTGGACCGGACCAGAAGTTCGGATGGGGACTTATAAATTCTAAAAAGGCTATAGAGACCATGAATGGAGCTGGAGAAACTTCAATTGTTGAAGAGCTTGTTCTAAATCCGGGAGAAACCTATACAAGACAGATTATTGTTCAGGGTGATCAGGATTTAAGGGTTACTGTTGTTTGGACAGATCCTGCGGGTACATCAACAACGACTGCTAACGATCCGACTATTAAACTTGTTAATGACCTTGATGTTAGGGTAAAGGCTAGTGGAGATATATTTCCGTATTTACCTTGGGGATTTGGTGATTTCTTAGGATTTGGTGCTGTAAAAGCTGATAATATAAGAGATAATGTAGAAGATGTATTAGTGGAACAAACTGAAATCACTCCTGGTACATATACTATAACTGTTACTCATAAAAATACACTTCAGGGTAATCAGCCTCAACAGTTTTCACTTGTTGTAAACGCTGTAACTGATGAGCTTAATGTGAGAGATTCTCAATATAACAATGTTTCAATTTATCCTAACCCTGCAACTGATGTTATTAATATTCAGTTAGGTTCTGGTGTTCAGGGTACTGAAGGTAGTGTTGTAATGTATGACTTACAGGGAAGGATTGTTAGACAATTCAATACCTTAGTTGATAAGGTTGATGTTTCATCATTAAACTCTGGTATGTATATTTTAAATATTGAATATGACGGATATACAGAGTCTAAAAAAATAATGGTAAAATAA
- a CDS encoding ribonuclease HII, whose protein sequence is MLSLKFSEFMIETGTDEAGRGCLAGPVTAAAVILPEDFELELLNDSKQLTEKTRDLLRPLIEQKALCYHVTNIEPDIIDEINILNASIRAMQECITKLEPVPHYIIVDGNRFKPVNNIPYSCIVKGDSKFLSIAAASVLAKTYRDEYMNRIHEEYPMYNWKKNKGYPTVEHREAIRKYGITKYHRKSFRLLPDQLELDFGL, encoded by the coding sequence ATGTTATCATTAAAATTTTCAGAGTTCATGATTGAAACAGGTACAGATGAAGCAGGCAGAGGATGCCTTGCCGGCCCGGTTACCGCAGCAGCTGTTATTTTACCGGAAGACTTTGAATTAGAATTACTTAACGACTCTAAACAATTAACCGAAAAAACCAGAGACCTCCTTCGTCCTTTAATTGAACAAAAGGCTCTTTGTTATCATGTTACAAACATCGAGCCAGACATTATTGACGAAATAAATATTTTAAATGCCTCAATAAGAGCAATGCAGGAATGTATTACTAAACTTGAGCCTGTACCTCATTACATTATAGTAGACGGAAACAGATTTAAACCCGTAAACAACATTCCATATAGTTGTATAGTAAAGGGCGACAGTAAGTTTTTAAGTATTGCAGCAGCTTCTGTTTTAGCCAAAACTTACAGAGACGAATACATGAACCGTATTCATGAAGAATACCCAATGTACAACTGGAAAAAAAATAAAGGTTACCCAACAGTTGAGCACCGTGAAGCGATTAGAAAATATGGCATTACCAAATACCACCGTAAATCATTCAGGCTATTACCAGATCAGTTAGAACTGGATTTTGGATTATAA
- the lipB gene encoding lipoyl(octanoyl) transferase LipB, with the protein MNKQVKFLDLGMKDYKEVWDFQESLFSGILDVKIKNRREERNDDTPNYLLFTQHPHVYTLGKSGDIENLLLNEKQLESKGATFYKINRGGDITYHGPGQVVGYPILDLENFFTDIHKYLRFLEEVIIKVMADYGLNGVRSEGETGVWLDVGTPFARKICAMGVRASRWVTMHGFAFNVNADLGYFDNIIPCGIKDKAVTSLNVELRVDKVDEEEIKKKILKYFVELFEAEIVNAEAELLLKV; encoded by the coding sequence ATGAATAAACAAGTAAAGTTCCTGGATTTAGGAATGAAAGATTACAAAGAGGTGTGGGATTTTCAGGAAAGCCTTTTTAGCGGGATACTTGATGTAAAGATTAAAAACAGGAGGGAAGAGCGTAATGATGATACGCCTAATTACCTGTTGTTTACACAGCATCCGCATGTTTATACATTAGGAAAAAGCGGGGATATAGAAAACCTGTTGCTTAATGAAAAGCAGCTTGAAAGTAAAGGGGCTACTTTCTATAAAATTAACAGGGGAGGGGATATCACTTATCACGGTCCCGGTCAGGTTGTAGGATATCCAATATTAGATCTTGAAAATTTCTTTACTGATATACATAAATACCTGCGCTTTTTAGAGGAAGTGATAATAAAAGTAATGGCCGACTATGGTCTTAACGGGGTTAGGAGTGAAGGAGAAACCGGAGTATGGCTTGATGTAGGTACTCCTTTCGCACGAAAGATATGCGCTATGGGTGTTAGAGCCTCAAGATGGGTAACTATGCATGGTTTTGCTTTTAATGTAAATGCTGATTTAGGTTACTTTGATAATATTATTCCGTGCGGAATAAAGGACAAAGCTGTAACCTCGCTAAATGTTGAGTTAAGAGTTGATAAAGTTGATGAGGAAGAGATAAAGAAAAAAATCCTTAAGTACTTTGTTGAACTTTTTGAGGCAGAGATTGTAAATGCCGAAGCTGAACTACTGCTTAAGGTTTAA
- the lysS gene encoding lysine--tRNA ligase, protein MQLSEQEIIRREKLDSLRNLGINPYPANLFPVDHTSKQVKEDFAEGKKVIIAGRVMSFRIQGKASFAEIQDSEGRVQIYINRDEICPDEDKTKYNEVFKKLIDLGDFIGVEGTLFTTQVGEKSVRVSDFTLLSKTLRPLPMPKTDAEGKVYDSFSDPELRYRQRYVDLVVNPQVKEVFVKRTKLFNAMRSFFNDKGYFEVETPVLQPIPGGAAARPFVTHHNSLDIPLYMRIANELYLKRLIVGGFDGVYEFSKNFRNEGMDRTHNPEFTAMEIYVAYKDYNWMMEFTENLLEHCATAVNRTTKATFGEHTVDFKAPYARVTMTDAIKQFTGFDITGKTEAEIFEAAKGMGIEVDETMGKGKLIDEIFGEKCEGNFIQPTFITDYPKEMSPLCKEHRENPELTERFELMVCGKEIANAYSELNDPIDQRERFEAQLKLAERGDDEAGQFIDFDFLRALEYGMPPTSGLGIGMDRLIMFLTNNQSIQEVLFFPQMRPEKKGPELTEDEKLIAEILKASTSLALDALKAEAGLSGKKWDAAMKGLSKHGLVRVVVEGDIKTVEFKG, encoded by the coding sequence ATGCAGCTTTCAGAACAAGAAATCATCCGTAGAGAAAAACTGGACTCGCTGAGAAATCTCGGCATCAATCCGTATCCCGCTAATTTATTTCCTGTAGACCACACGTCTAAACAGGTTAAGGAAGATTTTGCTGAAGGTAAGAAGGTTATTATTGCCGGACGTGTTATGTCATTCCGTATTCAGGGTAAAGCGTCTTTTGCCGAAATACAGGACAGCGAAGGCCGTGTACAGATTTACATTAACAGAGATGAAATTTGTCCTGATGAGGATAAAACAAAATACAACGAAGTATTTAAAAAACTTATTGACCTTGGTGACTTTATTGGTGTGGAAGGTACTCTTTTCACCACCCAGGTTGGAGAAAAATCAGTTCGTGTAAGCGATTTTACTCTTTTAAGTAAAACACTTCGTCCGCTTCCTATGCCTAAAACAGATGCAGAAGGAAAAGTATACGACAGTTTTAGTGACCCTGAACTACGTTACCGTCAGCGTTATGTAGACTTAGTAGTTAACCCTCAGGTTAAAGAAGTTTTTGTTAAGAGAACGAAACTTTTTAACGCCATGAGAAGCTTCTTTAACGACAAAGGTTACTTTGAGGTAGAAACCCCTGTATTACAGCCTATACCGGGAGGAGCAGCGGCAAGACCGTTTGTAACGCACCATAACTCACTTGACATTCCTCTATACATGAGGATAGCAAATGAGCTTTATCTTAAAAGGCTTATTGTAGGTGGTTTTGACGGTGTGTATGAGTTTAGTAAAAACTTCCGTAACGAAGGTATGGACAGAACACACAACCCTGAGTTTACGGCAATGGAGATATATGTAGCCTACAAAGACTACAACTGGATGATGGAGTTTACCGAAAACCTGCTTGAGCACTGTGCTACAGCTGTTAACAGAACTACCAAAGCTACATTTGGCGAGCACACTGTAGATTTTAAGGCTCCTTATGCAAGAGTTACCATGACTGATGCCATTAAGCAGTTTACAGGCTTTGACATTACCGGAAAAACTGAGGCAGAGATTTTTGAAGCTGCTAAAGGTATGGGTATTGAGGTTGATGAGACTATGGGTAAAGGAAAACTTATCGACGAGATTTTTGGTGAGAAATGTGAGGGTAATTTTATACAGCCAACATTTATTACCGACTATCCAAAAGAGATGAGCCCACTTTGTAAAGAGCACCGTGAAAATCCGGAACTTACAGAGCGTTTTGAGCTTATGGTTTGCGGTAAGGAAATAGCTAATGCTTATTCTGAACTTAACGACCCTATTGATCAGAGAGAGCGTTTTGAAGCTCAGCTTAAACTTGCCGAAAGAGGTGATGATGAGGCAGGTCAGTTTATAGACTTTGACTTCCTTAGAGCTTTAGAATATGGTATGCCTCCTACATCTGGACTTGGTATTGGTATGGACAGGTTAATAATGTTCTTAACCAACAACCAGTCTATTCAGGAAGTATTATTCTTCCCTCAAATGAGACCTGAGAAAAAAGGCCCTGAGCTTACGGAAGACGAAAAACTTATTGCAGAGATACTTAAAGCAAGTACATCATTAGCATTAGACGCCCTTAAAGCAGAAGCCGGACTAAGTGGTAAAAAATGGGATGCTGCAATGAAAGGCCTTTCAAAACACGGACTTGTAAGAGTGGTAGTAGAAGGCGACATAAAAACTGTAGAATTTAAAGGATAA
- a CDS encoding transporter — translation MKKYIIGILLLASQMFYAETEKDTLYPNFRQYMFEFEDFCDACGCSASGGGMGFSSMLDQNFVGIRYMYQSYSSREGIFNNSPWIDESFNTIQAWSRIPVAKNIQVSALVPYHFNSRTPSTGKQSIDGIGDITVLGLYTVYQTKADTLAFRHTLQAGAGVKAPTGTYNSANNGSVNPSFQLGTGSWDYLLATEYVVKHKQFGFNAMVNYVFKTENNENYQFGDQFNYAGTFFYVIEKQKFTFVPQAGLAGEVYASNRQYGEDVPNTKGDILFGRTGFEVGMNKFSFGVNGMLPISQNLTGGKVEANYRLALNLNYSL, via the coding sequence ATGAAAAAATATATAATAGGCATACTGCTTCTTGCGTCGCAAATGTTTTATGCCGAAACAGAAAAAGATACACTTTATCCAAATTTCAGACAGTATATGTTTGAATTTGAAGATTTTTGTGATGCCTGCGGATGTTCAGCCAGCGGGGGAGGTATGGGATTCAGTTCTATGCTCGATCAGAATTTTGTAGGGATACGATACATGTACCAAAGTTATTCGAGCCGTGAAGGTATTTTTAATAATTCACCATGGATAGACGAGAGCTTTAATACTATACAGGCCTGGTCAAGGATACCTGTGGCAAAAAATATACAGGTTTCGGCATTGGTGCCTTATCACTTTAATAGCCGTACGCCTTCTACAGGTAAACAGTCAATAGACGGTATAGGTGATATAACAGTTTTGGGTCTTTATACGGTTTATCAAACCAAAGCAGATACGTTAGCATTTAGGCATACGCTCCAGGCAGGTGCAGGGGTTAAGGCACCTACAGGTACTTATAACAGTGCTAATAATGGTAGTGTTAACCCAAGCTTTCAGTTGGGCACCGGTAGTTGGGATTACCTGCTTGCAACAGAATATGTTGTGAAGCATAAACAATTTGGTTTTAATGCAATGGTTAATTATGTTTTCAAGACCGAAAACAATGAAAACTATCAGTTTGGTGACCAGTTTAATTATGCAGGTACATTCTTTTATGTGATAGAGAAGCAAAAGTTTACATTTGTACCTCAGGCAGGGTTAGCAGGAGAAGTTTATGCTTCAAACAGGCAATATGGTGAAGATGTGCCCAACACTAAAGGTGATATCCTTTTTGGAAGGACAGGCTTTGAGGTTGGTATGAATAAATTTTCTTTTGGAGTAAACGGAATGTTGCCCATAAGCCAAAATCTTACGGGAGGTAAGGTGGAGGCAAATTACCGATTGGCTTTAAATCTTAATTATAGCTTATAA
- a CDS encoding cytochrome-c peroxidase: MRTIILILSFACLFISCSKEEEYTEINEPLDFQVPANFPALAQDIQHNWPTQKGFELGRKLFYDGRLSADNTISCSFCHEQASAFTHHGHDFSHGINDLVGVRNAPAVQNMAFQSEYFYDGASNSIEMLSIAPIHNPVEMNETLENIVLKLKQDPEYVRLFGVAFDNGEVSSGNVLKALGQFMTMMVSANSRYDKHVRNEPGGNFSQQEQYGMELFQQNCAVCHKTDLFTDSAFRNNGLPPNPNLNDLGRETVTGFASDKYKFKVPSLRNVELTAPYMHDGRFGSLQSVLNFYSHGLVDSDTLDEELKHEGGLGIPLTQEEKEALIAFLKTLTDEEYINNPMFYYQT; the protein is encoded by the coding sequence ATGAGGACAATTATTTTAATACTGTCGTTTGCCTGTCTTTTTATATCTTGCTCTAAAGAAGAGGAGTATACAGAGATAAATGAGCCTTTGGATTTTCAGGTTCCTGCAAATTTTCCTGCTTTGGCTCAGGATATACAACATAACTGGCCAACCCAAAAAGGATTTGAACTGGGCAGGAAACTGTTTTATGACGGAAGACTATCTGCAGATAATACCATTTCCTGTTCTTTTTGCCATGAGCAGGCTTCGGCTTTTACACATCATGGACATGACTTTAGTCACGGTATAAATGACTTGGTAGGGGTGCGTAATGCTCCGGCTGTTCAAAATATGGCTTTTCAGAGTGAGTATTTCTATGACGGAGCTTCAAACAGTATAGAAATGCTTTCCATAGCGCCTATACATAACCCTGTTGAGATGAATGAAACACTTGAAAATATTGTTTTGAAGCTAAAGCAGGACCCAGAATATGTAAGGCTTTTTGGAGTTGCTTTTGATAATGGTGAGGTGTCGTCCGGAAATGTGCTAAAAGCCCTGGGGCAGTTTATGACGATGATGGTTTCGGCAAATTCCCGTTATGATAAGCATGTAAGAAATGAGCCGGGAGGTAATTTTAGCCAGCAGGAACAATATGGTATGGAACTGTTTCAGCAAAATTGTGCTGTTTGCCATAAAACTGATTTGTTTACAGATAGTGCTTTTCGCAATAACGGCTTACCTCCTAATCCTAACCTAAACGATCTAGGGAGGGAAACGGTAACGGGTTTTGCTTCCGACAAGTATAAGTTTAAAGTGCCAAGCCTTCGCAATGTGGAGCTTACTGCGCCTTATATGCACGACGGGCGTTTCGGTTCGTTACAGTCGGTACTCAATTTTTACTCACACGGTTTGGTAGATTCGGATACACTGGATGAGGAACTTAAGCATGAAGGGGGGTTGGGTATTCCGCTCACTCAGGAAGAAAAGGAGGCGCTTATAGCGTTCCTAAAAACACTTACCGATGAGGAGTATATAAATAACCCGATGTTTTATTATCAAACATAA
- a CDS encoding MbnP family protein, producing MKFQLKNTIVVLALTALFVSCSNDDDSSSVVEGTTGDVELYFDNGVAGDALILGNTYTNSNNESLTINRLNYIVSNFVLIKEDGTEFTYPKEESYFVISEEGDLLTVHLEGVPAGDYTKVKFGIGVDQQRYLQGESEQQSFWDLAVQHNLTWTWSTGYRFINFEGTYTSSAVEGEKTFQVHQGSNSATDNYREVTLILPTTARVREDEMPNIHLKTDANVILDGTNKIKLADNINEAQTGSAIMGGENLISIAENTLQMFTVDHVHNGSHTGHRE from the coding sequence ATGAAATTTCAGTTAAAAAATACAATAGTCGTATTGGCACTTACTGCTCTTTTTGTTTCATGCTCTAATGATGACGACTCTTCTTCTGTTGTTGAAGGTACAACCGGAGATGTTGAGCTTTACTTTGATAATGGTGTTGCAGGAGATGCACTTATTTTGGGTAATACTTACACTAACTCTAATAATGAGAGCCTTACTATTAACCGTTTAAATTATATAGTAAGCAACTTTGTGCTTATAAAAGAAGACGGTACTGAGTTTACTTATCCTAAAGAAGAAAGTTATTTTGTTATTAGTGAAGAAGGCGATTTGCTAACGGTTCATTTGGAAGGAGTTCCTGCCGGAGATTACACTAAAGTAAAATTTGGAATAGGGGTAGACCAACAACGTTATTTACAGGGAGAAAGCGAGCAGCAAAGTTTTTGGGATTTAGCTGTACAACATAACCTTACCTGGACATGGTCTACAGGGTATCGTTTCATCAACTTTGAAGGAACTTATACTTCATCGGCTGTTGAGGGCGAAAAAACATTTCAGGTACACCAAGGGAGTAACTCAGCTACCGATAATTACAGGGAAGTTACTTTAATCCTGCCTACTACCGCTAGGGTAAGGGAAGATGAAATGCCTAACATACATCTAAAAACTGATGCTAATGTAATATTAGACGGTACTAATAAAATCAAACTGGCAGACAATATAAATGAGGCACAAACAGGTAGTGCTATAATGGGCGGAGAAAACCTTATAAGTATTGCAGAAAACACTTTACAGATGTTTACTGTAGATCACGTGCATAACGGTAGTCATACAGGTCACAGGGAATAA